A single Anopheles maculipalpis chromosome 3RL, idAnoMacuDA_375_x, whole genome shotgun sequence DNA region contains:
- the LOC126560661 gene encoding putative gustatory receptor 28b, which yields MRKCLRTFLNPKDFYAAQRPVLRVSFLVGMTPFTVVKGPTELMMLRCTPFGYINSSVHVILFCSCYVNALLNGETITRFFFRTDISTLGDVLQFTIGITALFMTFFCSIFQRNKLIKSFHALASIDRRFKEIGMETNYKSTLHYNLLVMCTKVIITSLYLVVCLTVFISSNTYPSVTTWMAFLLPYFMMSMVIVLFLCFVNQTKHRFHLLNKVLKHLRQAALEKRISPQRRPSYWHAIKIQRPLGIASVYSNNDKSMPDVVSTVAEIQDALCEACSCAEDYFTIQMLTIVTIVFVIIVFNSYYVLDALLGSTSRDTPFSKGQFAMFFLCQAMVYGFGVFNIVYGSSSLMQENDNIGSNVHKLLNASAGADSELAGKLMQLSLQMVHRKVRFSACGLFSLDFSLIFTLVGAATTYLVILIQYELSMDESKHETIARAFLGNETW from the exons ATGCGGAAGTGCTTGCGAACATTTCTCAATCCAAAGGATTTTTACGCCGCCCAGCGGCCAGTGTTGCGTGTTTCCTTCTTAGTCGGTATGACACCGTTTACGGTCGTGAAGGGACCGACGGAGCTGATGATGCTGCGCTGCACACCATTTGGCTACATCAATTCCAGCGTGCACGTGATCCTGTTCTGTAGTTGCTACGTGAATGCACTACTTAACGGGGAAACCATAACGCGATTTTTCTTTCGCACCGACATCAGCACGTTGGGCGATGTGTTGCAGTTTACCATCGGCATCACAGCACTTTTCATGACATTCTTCTGCAGCATTTTCCAACGGAACAAGCTGATCAAGTCGTTCCACGCGTTGGCTAGCATCGATCGACGCTTCAAGGAAATCGGCATGGAAACAAACTACAAGAGCACGCTGCACTACAACCTGCTGGTGATGTGCACCAAAGTGATTATCACTTCGCTGTATTTGGTCGTGTGCCTAACCGTGTTTATCTCCTCCAACACGTACCCCAGTGTAACCACGTGGATGGCATTTCTGCTACCCTATTTCATGATGTCGATGGTGATCGTGCTATTCCTGTGCTTTGTCAATCAAACCAAGCATCGATTTCATCTACTGAACAAGGTGTTGAAACACCTCAGACAGGCCGCGTTGGAAAAGAGAATCTCACCCCAACGACGACCCAGCTACTGGCATGCGATCAAGATACAGCGTCCACTAGGTATCGCGTCCGTTTACTCCAACAATGACAAATCTATGCCGGACGTTGTTTCCACCGTGGCCGAAATACAGGACGCGTTATGCGAAGCGTGTAGCTGCGCCGAAGACTACTTTACGATCCAAATGCTAACCATCGTCACGATCGTGTTTGTAATCATCGTGTTCAATTCGTACTACGTGCTGGACGCGTTGCTCGGATCCACCTCGCGCGACACACCCTTCTCCAAGGGTCAGTTTGCGATGTTTTTCCTCTGCCAAGCCATGGTGtacgggttcggggtgtttaaCATCGTGTACGGGAGCAGCTCATTAATGCAAGAGAACGACAACATTGGCTCTAACGTTCACAAGCTGCTTAACGCGTCTGCCGGAGCGGACAGTGAGCTGGCGGGAAAATTGATGCAACTATCGCTACAAATGGTACACCGCAAAGTACGCTTTTCCGCTTGCGGACTGTTTAGTCTGGATTTTTCACTTATTTTTACA CTCGTCGGAGCAGCGACTACATATTTGGTCATATTGATCCAGTACGAGTTAAGCATGGACGAGAGTAAACACGAAACTATAGCCAGGGCGTTTCTAGGAAATGAAACATGGTAA
- the LOC126560660 gene encoding U2 small nuclear ribonucleoprotein auxiliary factor 35 kDa subunit-related protein 2, whose translation MNAMPEGKMRHREWRKLLKKRRRKAIRQKVAQEKERIEAAAEEARKLACPAYQQYLAEKEREEQIAAQREELERALQNAIWLEKEHKFQIRFQELRKNEEAKERKEQEKREKIRKEFEECESKIKQAKEEQLKQKELLRRMLHERHVKLQEFAATGAEEYLNELQSVHNTRIDAENCKFFLKTGACRHGYRCCGNHPTPGVSALLLIPNFFSHPALEQTVHAEYGQDARLEFDEDDLRNCFNEFFRDIIMEFEMFGKIKHIFVCRNSGPHLRGSAYIEYELLRNAAAAYLRMNGRFYAKKQLHVEFRNPIVWPMAVCGLFELKRCHKGAGCNFLHILKNPDHRYVYNHFQESRSMRKEELVHLATPLVEKSWDEITTNRGESTRKAAQWRWSESPEMEDEKSDPKKDEKRKQHNGRNSEHASERSSSTPKHNRSPSRIRSRNRARNRSRSGSRSQSRNRSRSQNGKNERLKVHNSKNRYDDDKNYNRNRKTARRSSSGSPSRLRSRTTKTNERRV comes from the exons ATGAACGCTATGCCGGAAGGTAAAATGAG GCATCGAGAATGGCGAAAATTGTTGAAGAAAAGGCGACGCAAAGCTATTCGTCAAAAAGTCGCACAAGAGAAAGAACGGATAGAAGCTGCTGCGGAGGAAGCTCGGAAATTAGCTTGTCCAGCGTATCAGCAGTATCTTGCTGAGAAGGAGCGTGAAGAACAGATTGCAGCACAACGCGAAGAATTGGAACGCGCGcttcaaaatgcaatttggTTAGAAAAAGagcataaatttcaaataagaTTCCAAGAATTGCGCAAGAACGAAGAAGCGAAAGAACGCaaggaacaagaaaaaagagaaaagatacGGAAGGAGTTCGAAGAATGTGAAAGTAAGATAAAACAAGCCAAAGAAGAACaattaaagcaaaaggaaCTGCTGCGCCGCATGTTGCACGAGCGACATGTTAAATTGCAAGAATTTGCAGCAACCGGTGCTGAAGAATATTTGAACGAACTTCAAAGCGTACACAATACAAGGATCGATGCGGAGAATTGTAAATTCTTCCTGAAAACAGGCGCATGTCGACACGGTTATAGATGTTGCGGGAATCATCCTACACCTGGCGTGAGTGCG CTCTTGTTGATTCCTAACTTCTTCAGCCACCCTGCCCTGGAGCAGACGGTACATGCCGAGTACGGCCAGGATGCCCGTCTCGAGTTCGATGAAGATGATTTAAGAAATTGTTTCAACGAGTTCTTCCGTGACATAATTATGGagtttgaaatgtttggtaaaatcaaacatatttttgtttgtagaaaTTCGGGACCACACTTAAGAGGCAGTGCGTACATAGAATATGAATTGTTGAG AAATGCAGCTGCTGCATATTTGCGAATGAACGGAAGATTCTACGCTAAAAAACAACTTCACGTGGAATTCAGGAATCCAATCGTGTGGCCAATGGCGGTTTGCG GACTTTTCGAGCTTAAGCGATGTCATAAAGGAGCAGGATGCAATTTTTTGCACATTCTCAAGAATCCAGATCACCGTTACGTGTACAATCATTTTCAGGAGAGTAGATCGATGCGGAAGGAAGAACTTGTGCACCTTGCAACGCCGCTAGTAGAAAA GTCGTGGGATGAAATAACAACAAATCGTGGAGAGTCTACGAGGAAAGCTGCACAATGGCGATGGTCTGAATCACCAGAAATGGAAGATGAGAAATCAGATCCTAAGAaggatgaaaaaagaaaacagcataATGGTAGGAATAGTGAACATGCATCTGAACGGTCAAGTTCTACGCCTAAACACAATCGCAGTCCATCTCGCATTCGTAGTCGGAATCGTGCTCGGAATCGGAGTCGCAGTGGTAGTCGAAGCCAAAGTCGAAATCGGAGCCGTTCTCAAAACGGGAAAAATGAAAGACTAAAAGTGCACAATTCTAAAAATCGCTATGACGATGATAAAAATTACAACCGTAACAGAAAAACTGCACGACGATCATCTAGCGGTAGTCCTTCGCGACTTAGATCCCGCACAACAAAGACAAACGAAAGAAGGGTCTAA
- the LOC126564872 gene encoding glucoside xylosyltransferase 2, with protein sequence MRTFRYLALLAAASFLLLLYYIYRVGDRPSSTEKATDDRLSNEQTKDALGRKSYAGSSNGTEISVVVVACNERHNEALNMIKSAIMFNRNLSPLRFVIIAEEKLKLNFMEKLNDWQEVTDRIFTYEIHSLTFPRANKDEWRKLFKPCAAQRLFLPSLLQHLDAVLYVDSDTVFLSPVQEIWAMFQNFNASQFAGMAPEHEDTNAGWYNRFARHPYYGELGVNSGVMLMNLTRMREFRWEDHILPIYREYRLQLVWGDQDILNVLFHYNPDRLYVFPCDWNYRADHCMYMSVCDAPDGVKIIHGNRGYFHSRAQPIFNLIYATIEEYTFRTDVYSNFIRTIEETLVLPSNSNCDKLLDKFLLDPRKHFKENQYEEET encoded by the exons ATGAGGACCTTCCGGTATTTGGCGTTACTGGCAGCGGCATCGTTTCTATTGCTTCTGTACTACATATACAGGGTTGGCGATCGGCCCAGTTCCACCGAGAAGGCTACGGATGATCGTCTTtcaaacgaacaaacgaaagATGCGCTTGGAAG AAAGTCTTATGCCGGTTCGTCGAATGGCACCGAGatatcggtggtggtggttgcatGCAACGAACGGCACAACGAAGCCCTCAATATGATCAAGTCAGCAATAATGTTTAACCGCAACCTATCGCCGTTACGATTCGTCATAATTGCCGAAGAGAAGTTGAAGCTAAATTTCATGGAAAAGTTAAATGATTGGCAGGAAGTAACAGATCGAATATTTACGTACGAAATTCATTCGTTAACGTTTCCACGCGCCAACAAGGACGAGTGGAGGAAACTGTTTAAACCATGCGCCGCCCAAAGACTGTTTTTGCCG tcGCTCCTTCAACATCTGGATGCAGTACTGTACGTTGATTCTGATACTGTGTTTCTATCGCCAGTGCAGGAGATATGGGCAATGTTCCAGAACTTTAATGCATCCCAATTTGCGGGCATGGCGCCAGAGCATGAAGATACCAATGCAGGATGGTATAATCGTTTCGCTCGACATCCCTACTATGGAGAGCTGGGAGTAAATTCGGGCGTCATGCTGATGAATCTAACGAGAATGCGAGAATTTCGCTGGGAGGATCACATACTGCCGATTTATCGCGAGTACCGTCTGCAGCTAGTCTGGGGAGATCAAGACATACTGAACGTTCTGTTTCACTACAATCCGGACCGGTTGTACGTCTTTCCATGCGACTGGAACTATCGTGCCGATCATTGCATGTACATGAGCGTGTGCGACGCACCGGATGGAGTGAAAATAATTCACGGCAATCGAGGATACTTTCACTCGCGGGCGCAACCCATATTTAATCTAATCTACGCGACCATCGAAGAATATACATTTCGGACGGATGTTTACAGCAACTTCATACGCACAATCGAAGAAACGCTGGTGCTACCAAGCAACTCGAACTGTGATAAACTGTTGGACAAATTCTTACTGGATCCACGCAAACATTTCAAGGAAAATCAGTACGAAGAGGAGACGTAG
- the LOC126565311 gene encoding uncharacterized protein LOC126565311: MKLLLLVVASLVAVCLAEPKPAINEVKSNQPVQKPGRFLSLPVPEKCASRPKQFTYRGHNYFYSAHVPALADKRVDWLDGRNICREYCMDLVSLETQEENNLIFRLIQQNDVPYIWTAGRLCDFKGCEGRPDLEPKNIYGWFWSNNREKIHPTNQIPNGWGYNPWSKSGHKKIPQPDNAEFDINQTTESCLSILNNVYNDGIGWHDVACYHEKPVVCEDSEELLNYVLATNPGIRL, translated from the exons atgaagctgctgctgctagtggtGGCGTCCTTGGTCGCCGTATGCCTTGCCGAGCCAAAGCCTGCCATCAATGAGGTCAAGTCAAATCAACCTGTGCAGAAGCCGGGTCGATTCTTGTCACTGCCAGTACCCGAGAAATGTGCATCGC GACCCAAACAGTTCACCTATCGTGGACATAACTACTTCTACAGCGCCCACGTACCCGCTCTCGCTGACAAGCGAGTGGACTGGCTCGATGGTCGTAACATCTGCCGCGAGTACTGCATGGATCTGGTGTCGCTGGAAACACAGGAAGAGAACAACCTGATCTTCCGATTGATTCAGCAGAACGATGTGCCATACATCTGGACTGCAGGACGGCTGTGTGATTTCAAGGGTTGCGAGGGTCGCCCGGATCTGGAACCAAAGAACATCTACGGCTGGTTCTGGTCGAACAACCGTGAGAAGATTCATCCTACCAACCAGATCCCGAACGGTTGGGGCTACAACCCGTGGAGCAAATCAGGCCACAAGAAGATCCCGCAGCCGGACAATGCCGAGTTCGATATCAATCAGACGACCGAATCTTGCCTATCGATCCTGAACAATGTCTACAACGATGGTATCGGCTGGCACGATGTTGCCTGCTACCATGAGAAGCCGGTCGTGTGCGAGGATTCCGAGGAGCTGCTGAACTACGTGCTCGCCACCAACCCGGGCATCCGTCTGTAG